The Haloprofundus salinisoli region GTAGACACTCACAACGACGATACCGAGGAGGTCTGAGAAGAACAGCGTCAGAAGCGGCACCGCCGCGTTCCGGAGGACGTGTTTGACCGTCCGACGCGGGCCGACGCCCATCGCTCGCAGGAGTCGCACGAACGTCGCGTTCAGATGGATGACGGTCTGCGAGCGAGCGTGCTGCAACTGTCCGGCGGTCAACCCCGTCGCGAACACCGCCGTCGGCAACAGATAGCGTCTGAGGTTCTGCTCGGTCAGCGCACCGTCGGCGAGCGAGAACTCCGTACTCTCCCATCCCAGTGCGGGCCCGACGACGACGATGAACACCAGCGCCAGCCAGAACGACGGAATCCCGAACGCGAGATACGCAAGCAGCGTCACCGCTCTGTCGACGAGGCTGTTGTGACGGAACGCGGCGACCACGCCACCGGAGACGCCGACGGCGACGCTGGCGAGGACGCCCGGTACGAGGTACAGCAGCGTATACGGCGCGCGCTCTGCGATGAGCGTCGTCACCGGTGCACCCAAATTGTGCGAGTGCCCCCAGTTCAGCGTTAACACGTTCGTCATCCATTGAAC contains the following coding sequences:
- a CDS encoding ABC transporter permease; this encodes MNVRDVTVTMADWPRTAARLGFAFFTVYLVVSLTFAVVVLTNDPNVAAVRWGVAAGGGDAAAQQAAVDAYREARNLDGPVLDRYVQWMTNVLTLNWGHSHNLGAPVTTLIAERAPYTLLYLVPGVLASVAVGVSGGVVAAFRHNSLVDRAVTLLAYLAFGIPSFWLALVFIVVVGPALGWESTEFSLADGALTEQNLRRYLLPTAVFATGLTAGQLQHARSQTVIHLNATFVRLLRAMGVGPRRTVKHVLRNAAVPLLTLFFSDLLGIVVVSVYVIEYVFGIPGLGTLSYDAIFNRDLPLLLGTTFLVVLVGVASNLLQDMVYPLVDPRIEE